The following proteins are co-located in the Mesorhizobium australicum WSM2073 genome:
- a CDS encoding helix-turn-helix domain-containing protein, with protein MPHASGSPVKQLNGGAAVPEAGGVGPRIKALRMARRVSLRQLADMTGTTASFISQLERNLCGANTGTLLKIAAALDLGINDLFEDNARPLHKVLRREERPVVPVGLQGRKMLLSRRPIHQFEVYAGHFEVGGSTGDETYVHGGEHEMFMVLKGTVELTLADERHLMREGDSVEYATSVPHRTVNVGDTPAEVLWIIAPPTAGALELDRYRPGNRSHPGE; from the coding sequence ATGCCACACGCATCGGGCTCCCCAGTAAAACAGTTGAATGGCGGCGCGGCCGTGCCGGAGGCCGGCGGCGTCGGCCCTCGTATCAAGGCATTGCGCATGGCGCGGCGCGTCTCGCTGCGCCAGCTTGCCGACATGACGGGCACCACGGCGAGCTTCATCAGCCAGCTCGAGCGCAATCTGTGCGGCGCCAACACCGGCACGCTGCTCAAGATCGCCGCCGCTCTCGACCTCGGCATCAACGATCTGTTCGAGGACAATGCGCGTCCCCTGCACAAGGTGCTGAGGCGCGAGGAGCGGCCGGTCGTTCCGGTTGGCCTCCAAGGCCGCAAGATGCTCCTGTCGCGGCGGCCGATCCATCAATTCGAAGTCTATGCCGGCCATTTCGAGGTTGGCGGCTCGACCGGCGACGAGACCTATGTGCATGGCGGCGAGCACGAAATGTTCATGGTGCTCAAAGGCACCGTCGAACTGACGCTTGCCGACGAGCGCCATCTGATGCGCGAGGGCGACAGCGTCGAATACGCAACCTCGGTGCCGCACCGGACCGTCAATGTCGGCGACACGCCGGCCGAGGTGCTCTGGATCATCGCGCCGCCGACCGCCGGCGCGCTCGAACTCGATCGATACAGGCCCGGAAACCGCTCGCATCCGGGTGAATGA
- a CDS encoding DUF2794 domain-containing protein, whose protein sequence is MIDDGGGMGDGDASAILIPLHEARSARLDQPVRFDRRELDQILRLYGRMVAANEWRDYAIDHLTDRAVFSVFRRASEVPLFQIVKDPKLARKQGAFAVIAAGGRILKRGQELGRVLGVFDSKLKLV, encoded by the coding sequence ATGATCGATGACGGCGGCGGGATGGGGGATGGAGACGCATCCGCAATATTGATCCCGCTGCACGAGGCGCGCAGCGCACGCCTCGACCAGCCGGTCCGCTTCGACCGGCGCGAACTGGACCAGATCCTCAGGCTTTACGGACGCATGGTCGCGGCCAATGAATGGCGCGACTACGCCATCGATCACCTCACCGACCGGGCTGTCTTTTCCGTCTTCCGCCGTGCCAGCGAAGTGCCGCTGTTCCAGATCGTCAAGGATCCGAAACTGGCGCGCAAGCAAGGCGCCTTCGCCGTCATCGCGGCGGGCGGGCGCATCCTCAAACGCGGCCAGGAGCTTGGCCGCGTGCTCGGCGTCTTCGACAGCAAGCTGAAGCTGGTATAG
- a CDS encoding GNAT family N-acetyltransferase produces MSNIAIRPATPADLDAITEIYADAVANGTASYELEPPSRTEMGTRFAALAAGGFPYLVAEKAGAVLGYAYAGAFRPRPAYRFIVEDSVYVAPDAKGQGVGLKLMQSLVAAVEAAGFRQIVAVIGDGRADSASVRLHEKLGFRHSGRLEGSGYKHGRWLDTVFMQLSLNGGASLPPDPDSLPERKFRQGELKN; encoded by the coding sequence ATGAGCAACATCGCGATCAGGCCGGCGACCCCGGCCGACCTCGACGCCATAACCGAAATCTACGCCGACGCGGTTGCCAACGGCACGGCGAGCTATGAACTGGAGCCGCCCAGTCGCACCGAGATGGGGACGCGATTCGCCGCACTCGCGGCCGGCGGCTTTCCCTATCTGGTGGCGGAAAAGGCAGGCGCCGTGCTTGGCTATGCCTATGCCGGCGCCTTCCGGCCGCGCCCGGCCTATCGCTTCATCGTCGAGGATTCGGTCTATGTCGCGCCTGACGCCAAGGGCCAGGGTGTCGGCCTGAAGCTGATGCAAAGCCTGGTCGCGGCGGTCGAGGCGGCGGGCTTTCGCCAGATCGTCGCGGTGATCGGCGATGGCCGCGCCGACAGCGCCTCGGTCAGGTTGCACGAGAAGCTCGGCTTCCGTCATTCCGGCCGCCTCGAAGGCTCCGGCTACAAGCACGGGCGCTGGTTGGACACGGTATTCATGCAGCTGTCGCTCAACGGCGGGGCATCGCTGCCACCTGATCCGGATTCGCTGCCGGAGCGGAAGTTCCGGCAGGGGGAACTGAAGAATTGA
- a CDS encoding Bax inhibitor-1/YccA family protein: MADPIRNYQTSAVPGVRADIDQGLRAYMIKVYNLMGLGLLITGLAAVGTIMLATTTDPASAVATLPSGEMLTSFGYAIFGSPLRWVVMLAPLAAVFFLSFRIQSMSVAAAQTTFWVYAGLVGLSLSSIFLVYTTASISQTFFATAAAFGALSLFGYTTKRDLSAMGSFLIMGVFGIIIASVINIFLQSSALTFAVSAIGVLVFAGLTAYDTQKIKEMYFEGDASDVAGRKAIMGALSLYLDFINLFMFLLQFMGDRR; this comes from the coding sequence ATGGCTGATCCCATTCGCAACTATCAGACGTCGGCGGTGCCCGGCGTCCGCGCCGACATCGACCAGGGTCTGCGCGCCTACATGATCAAGGTCTACAATCTGATGGGGCTTGGCCTGCTCATCACCGGCCTTGCCGCCGTCGGCACGATCATGCTGGCCACCACCACCGATCCGGCTTCGGCCGTCGCGACGCTGCCGAGCGGCGAGATGCTGACCTCGTTCGGCTACGCGATCTTCGGTTCGCCGCTGCGCTGGGTTGTCATGCTGGCGCCGCTGGCCGCCGTGTTCTTCCTGTCGTTCAGGATCCAGTCGATGAGCGTCGCCGCCGCGCAGACCACCTTCTGGGTCTATGCCGGTCTGGTCGGCCTGTCGCTGTCGTCGATCTTCCTGGTCTACACCACGGCAAGCATCTCGCAGACCTTCTTCGCCACCGCCGCGGCCTTCGGCGCGCTGTCGCTGTTCGGCTACACCACCAAGCGCGACCTGTCGGCGATGGGCTCGTTCCTGATCATGGGCGTGTTCGGCATCATCATCGCGTCAGTGATCAACATCTTCCTGCAGTCGTCGGCACTGACCTTCGCCGTCTCGGCGATCGGCGTGCTGGTCTTCGCCGGCCTCACCGCCTACGACACGCAGAAGATCAAGGAGATGTATTTCGAGGGCGACGCTTCCGATGTCGCGGGCCGCAAGGCCATCATGGGCGCGCTGTCGCTCTACCTCGATTTCATCAACCTCTTCATGTTCCTGCTCCAGTTCATGGGCGACCGCCGCTAA
- a CDS encoding ABC transporter permease, which yields MPLARTLKLAIRFSLREMRGGLSGFLIFLACIALGVAAIGGVNSVARSITAGVADQGQTLLGGDLRFQINQRDASQAELGFLDGLGVVSHTAGMRSMARLADGSDQALVEAKAVDEAYPLYGALETEPVLTKQELFGRQFGVFGAAAPDLLFERLHLKIGDRLKLGTATFELRARLMAEPDAVSDGFGFAPRLMISTEGLAATGLIQPGSLVENAYKVRLPAGADEARLKAIQDQAAKDFPQAGWSIRTRSNAAPALSSNIERFSQFLTLVGLTALVVGGVGVANAVRAYLDGKRGVIATFKSLGASGGFVFAVYLVQILIIAALGIVLGLVLGALMPFAASAALQSVIPVPAQGGFYPGALAMTALFGLLVTLAFALLPLGRARDVPATALFREMGLEGRGLPRPVYVVCALGIALFLAALAILFSGDQRIASIFVGATVFAFLVLRLVGGLVQWAARKSPRVRFVALRLAIGNIHRPGALTPSVVLSLGLGLTLLVTLALIDGNLRRQISGSLPERAPNFFFVDIQGSEVDAFSSLMAKEVPRGTLTKVPMLRGRVMALNGVDVDKVKVPAEGAWVLKGDRGLTYDTRQPENAMLTEGKWWPDNYAGEPLVSFSDKEGKEIGLKLGDTITVNVLGRNVTARIANFRQVEWETMGINFVMVFSPNTFAGAPHGWIATLTEKNASAADDARVLNAVTRAFPAVTTVRVKDALDIVNRLVGQLGTAIRAAAGVALIASVLVLAGALAAGNRARIHDAVVLKTLGATRRTLITAFSLEYMLIGLATAIFALAAGSAAAWFVVARIMTLPSHFMPEVAVATIAFSLVITVGIGLAGTWRVLGHKAAPVLRNL from the coding sequence ATGCCGCTGGCGCGGACCTTGAAGCTTGCCATCCGCTTCTCGCTGCGCGAGATGCGCGGCGGCCTGTCCGGCTTCCTCATCTTCCTCGCCTGCATCGCGCTCGGCGTGGCGGCTATCGGCGGCGTCAATTCGGTGGCCCGCTCCATCACCGCCGGTGTCGCCGATCAGGGCCAGACGCTGCTCGGCGGCGATCTTCGCTTCCAGATCAACCAGCGCGACGCCAGCCAGGCAGAACTTGGCTTTCTCGACGGGCTGGGCGTGGTTTCGCATACCGCCGGCATGCGCTCGATGGCGCGCCTGGCTGACGGATCCGACCAGGCGCTGGTCGAGGCCAAGGCTGTCGACGAGGCCTATCCGCTCTATGGCGCGCTGGAAACCGAACCGGTGCTGACGAAGCAGGAACTGTTCGGCAGGCAGTTCGGCGTTTTCGGCGCCGCGGCACCCGATCTCTTGTTCGAACGGCTGCATCTCAAGATCGGCGACCGGCTGAAGCTCGGCACCGCCACGTTCGAACTGCGCGCCAGGCTGATGGCCGAGCCCGACGCGGTCTCCGATGGGTTCGGCTTCGCGCCAAGGCTGATGATCTCGACCGAGGGCCTGGCCGCCACTGGGCTGATCCAGCCTGGCAGCCTGGTCGAGAACGCCTACAAGGTCCGGCTGCCCGCCGGTGCCGACGAGGCGCGGCTCAAGGCCATCCAGGACCAGGCGGCCAAGGATTTTCCGCAGGCCGGCTGGTCGATCCGCACGCGCAGCAACGCCGCACCGGCGCTATCCTCCAACATCGAACGCTTCTCCCAGTTCCTGACGCTGGTCGGGCTCACCGCGCTGGTGGTCGGCGGCGTCGGCGTCGCCAATGCGGTGCGCGCCTATCTCGACGGCAAGCGCGGCGTCATCGCCACCTTCAAGAGCCTGGGGGCGTCCGGCGGCTTCGTCTTTGCCGTCTACCTCGTGCAGATCCTGATCATCGCGGCACTTGGCATCGTGCTCGGCCTGGTGCTCGGGGCGCTGATGCCGTTCGCGGCGAGTGCCGCGCTTCAGTCGGTCATTCCGGTGCCGGCGCAGGGCGGCTTCTATCCCGGCGCGCTCGCCATGACGGCCCTGTTCGGCCTGCTGGTGACGCTGGCCTTCGCGCTGTTGCCGCTCGGTCGCGCCCGTGACGTGCCGGCAACCGCGCTGTTCCGGGAGATGGGACTGGAAGGCCGGGGCCTGCCGCGCCCCGTCTATGTCGTTTGCGCGCTCGGCATCGCGCTTTTCCTGGCAGCGCTGGCGATCCTGTTTTCGGGCGACCAGCGCATCGCCTCGATCTTCGTCGGCGCCACCGTTTTTGCTTTCCTGGTGCTGCGTCTCGTCGGCGGACTGGTGCAATGGGCAGCCCGGAAAAGCCCGCGCGTGCGCTTTGTCGCGCTCAGGCTCGCCATCGGCAACATCCACCGGCCGGGGGCGCTGACGCCCTCGGTGGTGCTGTCGCTGGGGCTTGGGCTGACGCTCTTGGTGACACTGGCGCTGATTGACGGGAATCTCAGGCGCCAGATCTCCGGCAGCCTGCCGGAGCGGGCGCCGAACTTCTTCTTCGTCGACATCCAGGGCAGCGAAGTCGATGCGTTCTCCTCGCTGATGGCGAAGGAGGTGCCGCGGGGAACGCTGACCAAGGTGCCGATGCTGCGCGGCCGGGTCATGGCTCTCAACGGCGTCGATGTCGACAAGGTCAAGGTGCCGGCCGAGGGCGCCTGGGTGCTGAAGGGAGATCGCGGCCTGACCTATGACACCAGGCAACCGGAAAACGCGATGCTGACAGAGGGCAAATGGTGGCCCGACAACTATGCCGGCGAGCCGCTGGTTTCGTTTTCCGACAAGGAAGGCAAGGAAATCGGGCTGAAGCTCGGCGACACCATCACCGTCAATGTGCTCGGCCGCAATGTCACCGCCCGCATCGCTAATTTCCGCCAGGTCGAGTGGGAGACGATGGGCATCAATTTCGTCATGGTGTTCTCGCCCAACACATTCGCCGGCGCCCCGCATGGCTGGATAGCCACGCTCACCGAAAAGAACGCCTCGGCGGCCGACGACGCGCGCGTCCTCAACGCCGTCACCCGCGCCTTCCCCGCCGTGACGACGGTGCGGGTCAAGGACGCACTCGACATCGTCAACCGGCTGGTCGGCCAGCTCGGCACGGCGATCCGGGCGGCGGCCGGCGTGGCGCTGATCGCCTCGGTTCTGGTGCTTGCCGGCGCGCTTGCCGCCGGCAACCGGGCGCGCATCCACGACGCTGTGGTGCTGAAGACGTTGGGCGCCACCCGGCGAACGCTGATCACGGCATTCTCTCTGGAATACATGCTGATCGGACTGGCCACCGCCATCTTCGCGCTCGCCGCCGGCAGCGCCGCCGCCTGGTTCGTGGTCGCACGCATCATGACGCTGCCATCGCATTTCATGCCCGAGGTGGCGGTGGCGACGATTGCCTTTTCGCTGGTGATCACGGTCGGCATCGGCCTTGCCGGCACCTGGCGGGTGCTCGGCCACAAGGCGGCACCCGTGCTGCGAAACCTCTGA
- a CDS encoding ABC transporter ATP-binding protein, which produces MTEAVIALKDISLTLGEGASSVHVLKGVSLDVARGEATGIVGPSGSGKSTLLMVLAGLERVDSGTVRIAGELLNGKSEDQIASFRGRNIGIVFQSFHLIPNMTALENVAVPLELAGHADPFSVAERELAAVGLSDRVTHYPGELSGGEQQRVAIARALAPSPRILIADEPTGNLDQATGRQVADLLFAKAAERGMTLVLVTHDPALAARCSRQVSMRSGRIEAPPPVRITA; this is translated from the coding sequence TTGACAGAAGCCGTCATCGCGCTGAAAGACATATCCCTGACACTCGGCGAAGGCGCTTCGTCGGTTCATGTATTGAAGGGCGTCAGCCTCGACGTCGCGCGCGGCGAGGCGACGGGTATCGTCGGCCCGTCGGGGTCCGGCAAGTCGACATTGCTGATGGTGCTGGCCGGGCTGGAGCGGGTCGATTCCGGTACGGTGCGCATTGCCGGCGAACTGCTCAACGGTAAAAGCGAGGACCAGATCGCTTCGTTTCGCGGCCGAAACATTGGCATCGTGTTCCAGTCCTTCCACCTCATCCCCAATATGACGGCGCTCGAAAATGTCGCCGTGCCGCTGGAACTGGCCGGCCACGCCGATCCCTTCTCGGTGGCGGAGCGGGAACTGGCGGCCGTCGGCCTCAGCGACCGCGTCACCCATTATCCTGGCGAACTCTCCGGCGGCGAGCAGCAGCGCGTGGCGATCGCCCGGGCGCTGGCACCATCGCCGCGCATCCTGATCGCCGACGAGCCGACCGGCAACCTCGATCAGGCGACGGGGCGGCAGGTCGCCGATCTGCTGTTCGCCAAGGCCGCCGAACGCGGCATGACGCTGGTGCTGGTCACCCACGATCCGGCGCTCGCGGCGCGCTGCTCGCGCCAGGTTTCGATGCGCTCCGGCCGGATCGAGGCGCCGCCGCCGGTCAGGATCACCGCCTGA
- a CDS encoding arylesterase, which produces MSFKRRFAAGLVVFLAICGGISSARAAPFKIVGFGDSLMAGYGLGPGEGFTDKLQAALRAKGHDVIVANAGVSGDTSSGGLARLDWSVPEGTQLVILELGANDMLRGVAPDITKRNLDEMLGRLKERKIAVLLAGMRAAPNLGADYQSAFDAIFADLAGKYDVPLYPFFLDGVAGQPGLQLEDGLHPSARGVDLMVERILPTVEKAMAAAPGGS; this is translated from the coding sequence ATGTCTTTCAAACGCCGCTTTGCCGCAGGCCTGGTCGTTTTCCTCGCCATCTGCGGCGGCATCTCGTCGGCGCGCGCCGCGCCTTTCAAGATCGTCGGCTTCGGTGACAGCCTGATGGCGGGGTACGGCCTTGGCCCGGGCGAGGGCTTTACCGACAAATTGCAGGCAGCACTTCGCGCCAAGGGCCATGACGTCATCGTCGCCAATGCCGGCGTCTCCGGCGACACCTCCAGCGGCGGCCTGGCGCGGCTCGACTGGTCGGTGCCTGAGGGCACGCAGCTGGTGATCCTCGAACTCGGCGCCAACGACATGCTGCGCGGCGTCGCGCCCGACATTACGAAACGGAACCTGGACGAGATGCTAGGCAGGCTCAAAGAGCGCAAGATTGCCGTGCTGCTGGCCGGCATGCGGGCGGCGCCCAATCTCGGGGCCGACTACCAGAGCGCCTTCGACGCCATCTTTGCCGACCTGGCCGGCAAATACGATGTTCCGCTCTACCCGTTCTTCCTCGACGGCGTCGCCGGCCAGCCCGGCCTGCAGCTCGAGGACGGCCTGCATCCGAGTGCTCGCGGCGTCGACCTGATGGTCGAACGCATCCTGCCTACCGTCGAGAAGGCCATGGCGGCGGCGCCAGGCGGATCGTGA
- the thpR gene encoding RNA 2',3'-cyclic phosphodiesterase, translating into MPRLFTALEIPRDAALSLSLLRGGLPGARWIDVENYHLTLRFIGDVQGHVADEIANALDRVHRPSFSLTLSGVGAFGQKKPHAVWAGASSSPDLAALQAEIERICQRLGIPADPRRFMPHVTLARLRNSSPLDVAQYLSARGNFSTLPFRIGRFVLMSSRDSVGGGPYIVEEAWPLSGVDTRAASRVASTSDASRIMR; encoded by the coding sequence ATGCCGCGTCTTTTCACCGCCCTCGAAATTCCGCGTGATGCCGCCCTTTCGCTGTCCCTGCTCCGGGGCGGCCTGCCCGGGGCCCGCTGGATCGACGTCGAAAACTACCATCTGACGTTACGCTTCATCGGCGACGTCCAGGGCCATGTCGCCGACGAGATCGCCAACGCTCTCGACCGGGTGCATCGCCCTTCCTTCTCGCTGACCTTGTCCGGTGTCGGGGCTTTCGGCCAGAAGAAGCCGCATGCGGTGTGGGCCGGCGCTTCGTCCTCGCCCGATCTGGCGGCTCTTCAGGCCGAAATCGAGCGCATCTGCCAGCGGCTCGGCATTCCCGCCGATCCGCGCAGGTTCATGCCGCATGTGACGCTGGCGCGGCTGCGCAATTCGAGCCCGCTCGACGTCGCCCAATATCTGTCGGCGCGCGGCAATTTCTCGACGCTGCCGTTCCGCATCGGCCGTTTCGTGCTGATGTCGTCGCGCGATTCGGTGGGTGGCGGCCCCTATATTGTCGAGGAGGCATGGCCGCTGTCCGGCGTCGATACGCGTGCCGCCAGCCGTGTCGCCAGCACCTCCGACGCCTCGCGGATCATGCGATAG
- a CDS encoding low molecular weight protein-tyrosine-phosphatase — protein sequence MIAKPINSILFVCLGNICRSPLAEGILGAVLAERGYGGDIVLDSAATSGWEVGSAPDPRSIAIASHHGIDISRQRARKIMPEDFHRFDLIFGMDRSNVADLKALAPAAVRDRIHLFLEFAEGRPRDVPDPYYEDQQAFAEVYRMIREASEVLATRLAARVSTPDSGHASSTI from the coding sequence ATGATCGCGAAGCCCATAAATTCCATTCTTTTCGTCTGCCTCGGCAACATCTGTCGGTCGCCGCTGGCCGAAGGCATTCTTGGCGCCGTGCTGGCGGAGCGCGGATATGGCGGCGATATCGTGCTCGATTCGGCCGCGACCAGCGGCTGGGAGGTCGGCTCCGCTCCCGACCCGCGCTCGATCGCCATCGCGTCTCACCACGGCATCGACATCTCGCGGCAGCGGGCGCGCAAGATCATGCCGGAGGATTTTCACCGCTTCGACCTGATCTTCGGCATGGACCGGTCCAACGTCGCCGACCTGAAGGCGCTGGCGCCGGCGGCGGTGCGCGACCGTATCCACCTGTTCCTGGAATTCGCCGAGGGAAGGCCGCGCGATGTACCGGACCCCTACTATGAGGACCAGCAAGCGTTTGCCGAGGTCTATCGCATGATCCGCGAGGCGTCGGAGGTGCTGGCGACACGGCTGGCGGCACGCGTATCGACGCCGGACAGCGGCCATGCCTCCTCGACAATATAG
- a CDS encoding 4a-hydroxytetrahydrobiopterin dehydratase, translating into MTREKLGREAAEAALTGLDGWALADDGASIGRTFTFANFSEAFAFMTRVALTAEKMDHHPDWSNVYKTVSVTLNTHDAGGVTALDIELAKKMNRYFGG; encoded by the coding sequence ATGACGAGAGAGAAACTGGGCAGGGAGGCCGCCGAAGCAGCGCTCACAGGGCTTGATGGCTGGGCACTGGCGGACGACGGAGCCTCGATCGGCCGCACCTTCACCTTCGCCAATTTCTCCGAAGCCTTCGCCTTCATGACCAGGGTGGCGCTGACCGCCGAGAAGATGGACCACCATCCCGATTGGTCGAATGTCTACAAGACCGTCAGCGTTACCCTGAACACGCATGACGCCGGCGGCGTGACGGCGCTCGACATCGAATTGGCGAAGAAGATGAACCGCTATTTCGGCGGCTGA